GAACGCTGCGAAACCTTCTGCCGCAAGATCCGCGAAGCGGTGGGCGACAAGTGCGACCTGCTGTTTGGCACCCACGGACAAATGGTGCCGTCCTCGGCGATTCGCCTGGCCAAACGTCTGGAAAAATACGATCCGCTGTGGTTCGAAGAACCGGTGCCGCCAGGTCAGGAAGCCGCCATGGCACAAGTCGCGGCCAAGACCAGCATCCCGATTGCCACTGGCGAACGCCTGACCACCAAGTACGAATTCTTCAAGCTGCTGCAGGCCGGGGGCGCCTCGATCCTGCAGATGAACGTCGCCCGTTGCGGCGGTCTGCTGGAAGCGAAAAAAATCGCCAGCATGGCCGAGGCTTATTACGCCCAAATCGCTCCACACCTCTACAACGGACCGATCGGTGCCGCCGCCAGTTTCCAGTTGGCGACCTGTACGCCGAATTTCCTGATTCAGGAAAGCATCATGACCTGGGGCGGTTTCCACGCCGAGGTCTTGACCAAGCCGCTGCAATGGGAGGACGGCTACATCATTCCGTCCACCGAACCAGGCCTGGGCGTGGAGTTGAACATGGACGTGGTGCGCAAGCATTCGCCCTACACCGGTGAGCGCCTGCACCTGCAAATGGCGCCGATGCCGGCTGACGTCAAAGACATATCGCCAGCCCGCGGCTGACGGGATTTGCCGCCCATGACGGGCGGCTTTTTGTAAAACGACTTACGCGGTAACCGTGCATGACTTACGACTACATCATCGCTGGCGCTGGCGCCGCAGGCTGCATCCTCGCCAATCGGCTCTCGGCTTCGGGCAAACACTCGGTACTGTTGCTGGAGGCCGGCGGCAAGGACAGTTCCCTGTGGTTCAAGATCCCGGTTGGCTTCGCCAAAATGTATTACAACCCGACCTTCAACTGGATGTACTACAGCCAGCCGCAAAAACAGCTGAACAACCGTGAAATCTATGCGCCTCGCGGAAAAGTCCAGGGCGGCTCGGGCTCGATCAACGCGATGATCTATGTCCGTGGCCAGGCCCATGACTTCGACGACTGGGCGGCCAACGGCAATGAAGGCTGGAGCTTCAAGGACGTGCTGCCGTACTTCCGTAAACTGGAAAACCATCCGCTGGGCGACACGGAGTATCACGGCGGCAGCGGTCCGATCAGCATTACGCCGATGAAGGGCCAGACTCATCCCATTTGCGATGTGTTCCTCAA
This region of Pseudomonas mandelii genomic DNA includes:
- a CDS encoding mandelate racemase/muconate lactonizing enzyme family protein; this encodes MKIVALETHIVAVPPPHVGGMYWLFVKLKTDCGIEGVGEIYAATFGPKAMLPIIEDVFERYLLNHDPHHIERFFRQAYSSGFTQRPDLTMMGVVSGLEMACWDIIGKAANKPVYELLGGKVNERLRSYTYLYPVNSQGEYDYDDPDLAAECAIENMNKGFTAVKFDPAGPYTAYSGHQISLEVLERCETFCRKIREAVGDKCDLLFGTHGQMVPSSAIRLAKRLEKYDPLWFEEPVPPGQEAAMAQVAAKTSIPIATGERLTTKYEFFKLLQAGGASILQMNVARCGGLLEAKKIASMAEAYYAQIAPHLYNGPIGAAASFQLATCTPNFLIQESIMTWGGFHAEVLTKPLQWEDGYIIPSTEPGLGVELNMDVVRKHSPYTGERLHLQMAPMPADVKDISPARG